gatagctttgagctttttctatgggacacagacagtacacagacacacacagacacaccacgggtgcggggatggcgctgttgccactcacagaattgatttcaggaaaacagctcgtcttagtgactgtatttctgttttcaaaccagtgaaaacgggattattgtaagattttattattattattttttttacttttttttggtgaagcagtgcttcacctgtagtcgtatagaaaccgccactaaaccgcctagtaggaactgtgtgtaatgcttttaatatctatttcaccacaattatcagactgtaaaatgataggatttcaaaagcatttgaaaaataaccaagctaatcatacagtacttattctttctccaaggggcattgctgaaatttcttcatcccgctctaccaagtgttgtctctggtgctactgaaggtaacgttcttttctacctattattagtgccttctatcaacacacttgatgttatcaaaatgactttacatttttctaattcaagtcatagttgtgtgtattcattccacttgcccacagagtcttctggacatttcaaatatgtgggacattcactaatgttaatgaataactgagttgttgagatcaatgcatgcaaaatgtgcaatataaataaaaagaatattatttatgtatttatttatttttgcaccagggccatcaacatcgtcttcgtcacatgtttatgaggaggagcaagtggaagacaacattgcgacgtccacaccacttcccagcagtggttcaacagaaggtgcattaagccgcacaatttcaacttatcacctatcatagtgacccaaagttatagcagcatgtgctgtgaaagtgtattaaaatgaccatttgctataaagcgttacacaagtagatcaccataccttaagcatttagttgtcgtacttcacacatgaaactgtgccatgaattaatttgtaattacatatttttcagcagtgccatcaactccatcacgacttgaggaggagcaagtggaagcatccacaccacttcccagcagtggttcaacagaaggtgcattaagccgcacaatttcaacttatcacctaacacccatgtgctatgaaagtgtattaaaatgaccctttctttttaaagcattatacaagtagatcaccattccctagttgctgtacttaccacatggcaattgtgctataaattaatttgcaactatatgttttcaacagtgccatcaactccatctccacttcatgaggaggacaaagaggaagatgacattgacatggcagagaccaccccaccatccagaactggggtacctgtaggtattgcaagcaccacattaagtgatgacccaggatgttggcccagtgtcctaacaagcagtatgcgctgtgaaatagtcaaaaaaggacctgtgcaaatcatggacattgaattcccgcaaaacttagacaatcctcctcgaagattcaccaaggacagttacaaaagaaccatgaaaaatggtgagaatatacatcgatcgtggctggtgtattccatccacacagatggagtgttctgtttcccttgtactgttttcgggaagcgtgagcgtgacaatgccttaacgacctgtggctacggtggatggaagaacctttcctatcgcctaaaaaaacacgagtgcacaaaggtgcactgtgacaatgtgaaaaagtggcacgaccttcagaggagactgcaaaccagtacactgattgatcaaagacagatggagttgatgcaacttgaagttgaacactggaaaggcgtgattcggagagtgattgccatagtttcccatctggcagaacgcaaccaggctttgagaggaactaccagtaccgtgtatgatcgccacaatgggaattttctggctcaagtggaactcctagcacagtttgatccggtaatgaatgaacacatcagacgaatacaatgcaaagagacaaaggtgcattacctgagtggagtcattcagaacgaaatcattcagctggtcggagacaaaatcctacaggagattgcaagaagagtgcacaaagcaaaatacttctccgtgatcatggattgcactcctgacatcagccacaaggaacaactttctgttgttctcaggattgtcaactgtgaaacacctgtttctattgctgagcattttttgggatttgtacatgttgaagacacaactggtaaagggctcagtgaaatcctgcttgaccagttggagaagcacaacctcagcatttcagattgccgtgggcagtcatacgacaatggcagcaatatgatgggccacaaacagggtgtgcaggcaagaattttagagctgaacaacaaggcgctatgcatcccatgcagcagtcacacactaaatctggttgtgtcagatgctgccaagtctt
The sequence above is drawn from the Eleginops maclovinus isolate JMC-PN-2008 ecotype Puerto Natales chromosome 15, JC_Emac_rtc_rv5, whole genome shotgun sequence genome and encodes:
- the LOC134876601 gene encoding zinc finger MYM-type protein 1-like, with the translated sequence MAETTPPSRTGVPVGIASTTLSDDPGCWPSVLTSSMRCEIVKKGPVQIMDIEFPQNLDNPPRRFTKDSYKRTMKNGENIHRSWLVYSIHTDGVFCFPCTVFGKRERDNALTTCGYGGWKNLSYRLKKHECTKVHCDNVKKWHDLQRRLQTSTLIDQRQMELMQLEVEHWKGVIRRVIAIVSHLAERNQALRGTTSTVYDRHNGNFLAQVELLAQFDPVMNEHIRRIQCKETKVHYLSGVIQNEIIQLVGDKILQEIARRVHKAKYFSVIMDCTPDISHKEQLSVVLRIVNCETPVSIAEHFLGFVHVEDTTGKGLSEILLDQLEKHNLSISDCRGQSYDNGSNMMGHKQGVQARILELNNKALCIPCSSHTLNLVVSDAAKSSVLSMSFFGMLQRLYNLFSSSVHRWAILKQHVKQLTLKPLSGTRWEARIDSVKVVRYHLPEILDGLSALETYATEKGDSETMSSAKSLHGELKTWSFLLCTITWYNVLYQVNHMSKLLQSPDVSMQTLKKETEGVTEYLEDFRENGLASSQTDAMEIAEDLEIERKLPEKRQRKKKRQFLYESTDETQSTPEEAFRRDFFLPLVDTAITSLKDRFSRLEGVYALYDFLFSIDIMRATIKTGKLHERCRKVEQTLHDIDADDLALEINSAVHTFPDEVSRCPFKMLDYIYSEKLLDLYSNLSIALRLLLTLPVSVASGERSFSSLKRIKNYMRSTMSQERLSGLALMSIESDVRRSLDLEGIVSAFAEAKGRKQQFQ